In one Actinopolymorpha sp. NPDC004070 genomic region, the following are encoded:
- a CDS encoding polysaccharide biosynthesis C-terminal domain-containing protein, with the protein MARNGILNLAGTLVGGAASIALVVVVANGVAQDVAGMLFTATSFFLIVTAISGLGTDVGLAHTIQRQLAVGSLAGAVRTVWIALRPVLGLSVAAAVVMWFVAPWLATVLGTGEGGGANAEHGATMTAMLRVLAVSLPMATAYDTILAATQAHQTMRPNVIVEKLGRLPGQILCIVVVLLVGAGPVWLAVAWVAPYAVGLVGVALWYRSIVAGLRAHPAGDVRGQGTEDAAPPATLARDFWGFTAPRALGRVCQVALQRSDIVLVAALLSPRHAAVYTAATRFLVLGQLGVQAIQQVLQPQLAALFARADLAGVRESFSTSTAWLMALAWPIYLCSAVAAPVLLKVFGGGYEAGQATVVILALTMLATTATGSVDVVLLMAGRSRQSLFNNAAALVVDLVLVVVLVPRLGITGAAIAWAAALAVRNTLPMLQVRRAYGVMSFGPAVLWVAAAAALCFGVVPLLVRLVAPMNVGVVIGWLVPMCVLYAALLWKGRNHLQLGAFRSALAGVPLGRIGAPARRLHGRARQGAGQGVLTGVNALRRLPLPHGARVALSTLVLRRPGLARVPMDRLLLGIQDGIPASTYAEEFDDLLWASTPVTRGPHADLLRLAAEHGELTDEAVLASPYAEHARRCLRLTGRYFWATDEHGIVEVARSFLARAATDSSGEVPSPVAVGTAVGTAVATERTTGTVPATGTSAGGTTGPATGTSTGTPTRASDGGEPPRAAQSGASDPVLVAPIRDSDCFQVIDGHHRLALLAHRGAESASVKVKRVPVTTPLQDLLGQMSWIGGKKELYQPLDAPELQRSWTTVRRCTDRLAMMERRLAAEGIEGPGHSYLDVACCYGWFVRQLGDRGFAAEGIERDPLAPRLAAGVYGLAPERITVGDAVEFLRAARDAGRRWDVVSCFSLLHHFALGRASVSAEELAELLDSVTGRVLFLDTGQEHEAWFARSLRGWDTEYVGRFLTTHTGFDRVVDLGPDEDAVAPYADNYGRHLFAGIRGAGPADAPR; encoded by the coding sequence ATGGCACGTAACGGAATCCTCAACCTGGCAGGCACACTCGTCGGCGGGGCGGCGAGCATCGCCCTGGTCGTGGTGGTTGCCAACGGCGTCGCCCAGGACGTCGCCGGGATGTTGTTCACGGCCACGTCGTTCTTCCTGATCGTCACCGCGATCTCCGGCCTGGGGACCGACGTCGGCCTGGCACACACCATCCAGCGCCAGCTCGCCGTGGGAAGTCTCGCCGGCGCGGTGCGCACCGTGTGGATCGCCCTGCGCCCGGTCCTCGGGTTGAGTGTGGCCGCCGCGGTGGTGATGTGGTTCGTGGCGCCCTGGCTCGCGACGGTGCTGGGCACCGGCGAAGGTGGCGGTGCGAACGCGGAGCACGGCGCCACGATGACGGCGATGCTGCGCGTGCTCGCAGTGAGCCTGCCGATGGCCACGGCGTACGACACGATCCTAGCCGCCACCCAGGCACACCAGACGATGCGGCCCAACGTCATCGTGGAGAAGCTCGGCCGGCTGCCCGGGCAGATCCTGTGCATCGTGGTCGTGCTGCTGGTCGGCGCGGGTCCGGTGTGGCTCGCGGTGGCCTGGGTCGCGCCGTACGCCGTCGGCCTGGTCGGCGTGGCGTTGTGGTACCGCTCGATCGTCGCGGGACTGCGCGCCCATCCTGCCGGCGACGTCCGCGGCCAGGGCACCGAGGACGCCGCCCCGCCGGCCACCCTCGCCCGGGACTTCTGGGGGTTCACCGCACCCCGCGCGCTGGGCCGGGTCTGCCAGGTCGCGCTGCAGCGCTCCGACATCGTCCTGGTCGCCGCGCTGTTGTCCCCGCGGCACGCGGCCGTCTACACCGCCGCGACCCGCTTCCTCGTCCTCGGGCAGCTCGGCGTCCAGGCCATCCAGCAGGTGCTGCAGCCGCAGCTGGCGGCGCTGTTCGCCCGCGCGGACCTGGCAGGGGTGCGCGAGTCGTTCTCGACGTCGACCGCGTGGCTGATGGCACTGGCGTGGCCGATCTACCTCTGCAGCGCGGTCGCCGCGCCGGTGCTGTTGAAGGTCTTCGGCGGCGGGTACGAAGCCGGCCAGGCCACGGTCGTCATCCTGGCCCTCACCATGCTGGCGACCACCGCCACGGGTTCGGTGGACGTGGTGTTGCTGATGGCCGGGCGCAGTCGGCAGAGCCTGTTCAACAACGCCGCCGCCCTCGTCGTCGACCTCGTGCTCGTCGTCGTCCTGGTTCCCCGGCTCGGCATCACCGGTGCGGCGATCGCGTGGGCGGCCGCGCTCGCGGTCCGCAACACGCTGCCGATGCTTCAGGTGCGGCGGGCGTACGGCGTGATGTCGTTCGGCCCGGCCGTGCTGTGGGTCGCGGCCGCGGCGGCCCTGTGCTTCGGCGTGGTGCCGCTCCTGGTGCGCCTCGTGGCGCCGATGAACGTCGGTGTGGTGATCGGCTGGCTGGTCCCGATGTGTGTGCTGTACGCCGCGCTGTTGTGGAAGGGCCGCAACCACCTGCAGCTCGGTGCGTTCCGGTCGGCGCTGGCAGGCGTACCTCTGGGCAGGATCGGCGCTCCGGCCCGGCGCCTGCACGGCCGGGCCCGGCAGGGCGCCGGGCAGGGGGTGCTGACGGGCGTGAACGCCCTGCGACGGTTGCCGCTCCCCCACGGTGCCCGGGTCGCGCTGTCCACGCTGGTGCTGCGCCGGCCCGGGCTGGCGCGGGTACCGATGGACCGCCTGCTGCTCGGCATCCAGGACGGCATACCCGCGTCCACCTACGCCGAGGAGTTCGACGACCTGCTGTGGGCGTCCACGCCCGTCACCCGGGGTCCGCACGCCGACCTGCTGCGGCTGGCGGCCGAGCACGGCGAGCTGACCGACGAGGCCGTCCTCGCCTCGCCGTACGCCGAACACGCCCGGCGCTGCCTGCGGCTGACCGGGCGCTACTTCTGGGCCACCGACGAGCACGGAATCGTCGAGGTCGCCCGGTCGTTCCTTGCCCGCGCCGCCACCGACTCCTCCGGGGAAGTGCCGTCACCGGTCGCGGTCGGCACCGCCGTGGGAACCGCCGTCGCCACCGAGCGTACGACGGGCACCGTGCCGGCGACCGGCACGTCGGCCGGAGGGACGACAGGTCCGGCGACCGGAACGTCGACCGGGACGCCGACCAGGGCGTCGGATGGCGGGGAGCCGCCGCGGGCCGCGCAGAGCGGCGCGTCCGATCCGGTTCTGGTGGCGCCGATCCGCGACTCCGACTGCTTCCAGGTGATCGACGGCCACCACCGTTTGGCCCTGCTCGCGCACCGCGGCGCGGAGTCCGCCTCGGTCAAGGTCAAGCGGGTCCCCGTGACGACGCCGCTGCAGGACCTGCTGGGGCAGATGAGCTGGATCGGCGGGAAGAAGGAGCTGTACCAGCCGCTCGACGCGCCGGAGCTGCAGCGCAGCTGGACGACCGTACGCCGCTGCACCGACCGGCTGGCGATGATGGAACGCCGGCTGGCGGCCGAGGGCATCGAGGGCCCGGGGCACAGCTACCTCGACGTGGCCTGCTGCTACGGATGGTTCGTCCGCCAGCTCGGTGATCGCGGGTTCGCCGCCGAGGGCATCGAACGCGACCCGCTGGCCCCGCGGCTCGCCGCCGGCGTCTACGGGCTGGCCCCGGAAAGGATCACCGTGGGCGACGCGGTGGAGTTCCTTCGCGCGGCCCGCGACGCCGGACGGCGGTGGGACGTCGTGTCCTGCTTCAGCCTCCTGCACCACTTCGCCCTCGGGCGGGCGAGCGTGTCCGCGGAGGAACTGGCCGAACTCCTGGATTCGGTGACCGGGCGAGTGCTGTTCCTCGACACCGGCCAGGAGCACGAGGCGTGGTTCGCCCGGTCGCTGCGCGGCTGGGACACCGAGTAC